One Dromiciops gliroides isolate mDroGli1 chromosome 3, mDroGli1.pri, whole genome shotgun sequence DNA segment encodes these proteins:
- the C3H2orf15 gene encoding uncharacterized protein C2orf15 homolog → MGFSLSKSATQVSAIHNDSKVEDHLIRRAEKSRLRPVTQLFQNTRKIRLEDKIQGENFTGNEETGTESHSGKSLSPVTYVKERDGLEMIDVE, encoded by the coding sequence ATGGGATTCTCTCTTAGTAAATCTGCTACTCAAGTATCTGCTATACACAATGATTCGAAAGTGGAGGATCATTTAATTCGAAGGGCTGAGAAAAGCAGGTTAAGACCAGTGACTCAGTTATTTCAAAATACCAGAAAAATAAGGTTAGAAGACAAAATTCAAGGAGAAAACTTTACAGGCAATGAAGAGACTGGCACAGAATCTCATTCAGGAAAATCACTAAGTCCTGTGACCTatgttaaagaaagagatggacTAGAAATGATAGATGTGGAATGA
- the LIPT1 gene encoding lipoyltransferase 1, mitochondrial, which translates to MLIPFSMKNCLQLIYTLKVPRAGFKNRAKGGLILQSTSNNIYQNLAVEDWIHDHMNLEGKPVLFLWRNSPTVVIGRHQNPWQECNLNLMQEKGIRLARRRSGGGTVYHDMGNINLTFFTTKTKYNRMENLKLVIRALNAVQPQLDVQATDRLDLLLEGQFKISGTASKIGRTAAYHHCTLLCSTDWISLSSVLKSPYQGIKSNATPSVPSLVKNLLENDDTLTCEVLMESIAAEYAAYHQIDSNIILINPRDETMFPGIKRKAEELQTWEWIYGKTPKFSVNASLNLSEQSHSEIKIYVDVKNGRIEDCKIDSPNHWLPPKMLDKLSTSFIGNKFCQSEATVLINALLRTCPKDHEVYSKWYLLCEKVKTIM; encoded by the coding sequence atgttgaTCCCATTCTCTATGAAGAATTGCCTCCAATTAATTTATACCCTCAAGGTCCCAAGAGCTGGCTTCAAAAACAGAGCAAAAGGTGGGCTCATTTTACAATCCACCTCTAACAATATTTACCAAAATCTGGCTGTGGAAGACTGGATCCATGACCATATGAACTTAGAAGGCAAGCCGGTTCTTTTCCTTTGGAGAAATTCCCCTACTGTTGTAATTGGCAGGCATCAGAATCCCTGGCAGGAATGTAACCTAAATCTAATGCAAGAAAAGGGCATAAGATTGGCTCGGAGAAGGAGTGGAGGAGGAACAGTGTACCACGATATGGGTAATATCAACTTGACTTTCTTCACAACTAAGACGAAGTATAATAGGATGGAAAATCTGAAACTGGTTATTAGAGCGCTGAATGCTGTCCAACCACAGCTGGATGTGCAAGCTACTGACAGACTTGACCTCCTACTAGAAGGACAATTTAAAATCTCAGGAACAGCGTCTAAGATTGGACGGACTGCTGCTTATCACCACTGCACGTTATTGTGTAGTACAGATTGGATTTCTTTATCTTCTGTGCTGAAGAGTCCTTACCAGGGGATTAAGAGTAATGCTACTCCCAGCGTACCTTCTTTGGTGAAAAATCTTTTGGAAAATGATGATACTTTAACTTGTGAGGTATTGATGGAATCTATTGCAGCAGAGTATGCTGCTTATCATCAAATTGATAGCAACATTATCCTAATAAATCCAAGAGATGAGACAATGTTCCCAGGGataaagagaaaagcagaagAACTACAAACTTGGGAATGGATATATGGCAAAACACCCAAATTTAGTGTAAATGCTTCTCTTAATTTAAGTGAACAATCACATtctgaaattaaaatatatgtagatGTAAAAAATGGAAGAATTGAAGACTGCAAAATTGATTCACCTAATCACTGGTTACCCCCCAAAATGCTTGACAAACTAAGCACAAGCTTTATTGGCAACAAATTTTGCCAGAGTGAAGCCACAGTTTTAATAAATGCATTACTTAGAACATGTCCAAAAGACCACGAAGTATATAGCAAATGGTATCTTCTTTGTGAAAAAGTTAAGACAATAATGTAA
- the MITD1 gene encoding MIT domain-containing protein 1 isoform X1, whose translation MAKEISRIPRPGARRPESYIPLASPARGVRVKRLDFLDQDDALGCPAPRREPRDRLPEVLRAGVLSPGGSGSRWVDLGGMASQGSGRQLDCAAAATTLLKRAVELDSNSRYQEALVCYQEGIDVLLQLLKSTKDNAKRCHFRQKISDYMDRAEDIKKFLEQEKEDGKYHKQIKIEENATGFSYESLFQEYLNAAVTEVWIEDPYIRQTHQLYNFLRFCEMLVKQPSKVKTIHLLTSMDEGSGKGQQTSGLEEIRESLSEHGVELEIEFSSSIHDREIRFNNGWMIKIGRGLNYFKKPKGRFSLGYCDFDLRPCHETTVDIFHNKHTKKI comes from the exons ATGGCCAAAGAGATCTCCAGGATCCCCCGGCCCGGCGCACGCCGCCCGGAGTCGTATATCCCCCTTGCTTCCCCGGCCCGGGGGGTGAGAGTGAAACGTCTCGACTTCTTAGACCAGGACGACGCGCTCGGGTGTCCCGCCCCACGCCGGGAGCCACGTGACCGCCTCCCAGAAGTGCTGCGCGCAGGCGTGCTTTCCCCGGGCGGGTCGGGGAGTAGATGGGTGGACCTGGGCGGGATGGCTTCCCAGGGCTCCGGGAGGCAGCTCGACTGTGCGGCGGCGGCGACCACCCTCCTGAAACGGGCGGTGGAACTGGACTCCAACTCTCGGTACCAGGAGGCTCTTGTGTGTTATCAGGAGGGTATCGATGTGCTGCTGCAACTGCTTAAAA gcACCAAAGACAATGCAAAGAGATGTCACTTTAGACAAAAAATTTCTGACTACATGGACAGAGCAGAAGACATAAAGAAGTTCCtggagcaagaaaaagaag ATGGAAAATACCACAAGcaaattaaaatagaagaaaatgcaacaGGCTTTAGTTATGAGTCACTTTTTCAAGAATACCTTAATGCAGCTGTTACTGAAGTGTGGATAGAAGATCCTTATATCAGACAGACTCACCAG CTATACAACTTTCTTCGGTTCTGTGAGATGCTTGTTAAGCAGCCATCTAAAGTGAAAACTATTCATCTTCTTACTTCTATGGATGAA GGCAGTGGGAAGGGTCAGCAGACCAGTGGCCTGGAAGAAATAAGAGAGTCACTTAGTGAGCATGGAGTAGAGCTGGAAATAGAATTCTCTTCTTCAATACATGATCGAGAAATTAG GTTCAACAATGGATGGATGATTAAGATTGGAAGGGGACTTAATTATTTTAAGAAACCAAAG ggtcGTTTTTCACTTGGATATTGTGATTTTGACTTGAGACCATGTCATGAAACAACAGTGGATATTTTTCACAATAAGCACACAAAGAAAATATGA
- the MITD1 gene encoding MIT domain-containing protein 1 isoform X2, which translates to MAKEISRIPRPGARRPESYIPLASPARGVRVKRLDFLDQDDALGCPAPRREPRDRLPEVLRAGVLSPGGSGSRWVDLGGMASQGSGRQLDCAAAATTLLKRAVELDSNSRYQEALVCYQEGIDVLLQLLKSTKDNAKRCHFRQKISDYMDRAEDIKKFLEQEKEDGKYHKQIKIEENATGFSYESLFQEYLNAAVTEVWIEDPYIRQTHQLYNFLRFCEMLVKQPSKVKTIHLLTSMDEGSGKGQQTSGLEEIRESLSEHGVELEIEFSSSIHDREIRVVFHLDIVILT; encoded by the exons ATGGCCAAAGAGATCTCCAGGATCCCCCGGCCCGGCGCACGCCGCCCGGAGTCGTATATCCCCCTTGCTTCCCCGGCCCGGGGGGTGAGAGTGAAACGTCTCGACTTCTTAGACCAGGACGACGCGCTCGGGTGTCCCGCCCCACGCCGGGAGCCACGTGACCGCCTCCCAGAAGTGCTGCGCGCAGGCGTGCTTTCCCCGGGCGGGTCGGGGAGTAGATGGGTGGACCTGGGCGGGATGGCTTCCCAGGGCTCCGGGAGGCAGCTCGACTGTGCGGCGGCGGCGACCACCCTCCTGAAACGGGCGGTGGAACTGGACTCCAACTCTCGGTACCAGGAGGCTCTTGTGTGTTATCAGGAGGGTATCGATGTGCTGCTGCAACTGCTTAAAA gcACCAAAGACAATGCAAAGAGATGTCACTTTAGACAAAAAATTTCTGACTACATGGACAGAGCAGAAGACATAAAGAAGTTCCtggagcaagaaaaagaag ATGGAAAATACCACAAGcaaattaaaatagaagaaaatgcaacaGGCTTTAGTTATGAGTCACTTTTTCAAGAATACCTTAATGCAGCTGTTACTGAAGTGTGGATAGAAGATCCTTATATCAGACAGACTCACCAG CTATACAACTTTCTTCGGTTCTGTGAGATGCTTGTTAAGCAGCCATCTAAAGTGAAAACTATTCATCTTCTTACTTCTATGGATGAA GGCAGTGGGAAGGGTCAGCAGACCAGTGGCCTGGAAGAAATAAGAGAGTCACTTAGTGAGCATGGAGTAGAGCTGGAAATAGAATTCTCTTCTTCAATACATGATCGAGAAATTAG ggtcGTTTTTCACTTGGATATTGTGATTTTGACTTGA
- the MRPL30 gene encoding 39S ribosomal protein L30, mitochondrial, producing MAGILRLVSQSPTGRVQNVTKGLESFTSADWIRHKFTRSRIPDKVFQPSPEAHEKYGGDPEHPHKLHIVTRIKSVQRRPYWEKKIIKLLGLEKAHTPQVHKNIPSVNAKLKVVKHLIRIQPLKLPQGLPAEEQMSETCLKTTGELVIKWHLKPIGQKAIKA from the exons ATGGCAGGGATTCTGCGCTTAGTGAGTCAGAGCCCTACAGGTAGAGTACag AATGTGACAAAAGGTCTGGAATCTTTTACCTCAGCTGATTGGATTCGGCATAAATTTACCAGATCAAGGATTCCAGATAAA GTATTTCAGCCTTCACCTGAGGCTCATGAAAAATATGGTGGGGACCCTGAACACCCTCATAAGTTACACATTGTCACCAGAATTAAAAGTGTGCAAAGAAGACcatattgggaaaagaaaatcataaaacttCTTGGATTGGAAAAA GCACATACTCCTCAAGTGCATAAGAATATCCCTTCAGTGAATGCAAAGCTTAAAGTGGTTAAGCATCTGATAAG AATACAACCATTAAAATTACCACAAGGACTTCCAGCAGAAGAACAGATGTCAGAAACTTGCCTCAAGACCACAGGTGAACTAGTAATAAAGTGGCATCTAAAACCAATTGGACAAAAGGCCATTAAAGCATAA